The Candidatus Zixiibacteriota bacterium genome contains the following window.
TTCGGCGTCAGTGTCGTAAACGGATACGAGGCGATCTTCGGCCTGGCATCCGACACCGCCGCCAGAAATGTCGATTTCCCGGCGTTCGGATACCCCACCAGTCCGACATCCGCCACCAATTTCAACTCGAGGATTACCCGCCGTTCTTCGCCCGGTATTCCCGAATCCGCACGGCGCGGCGTCTGATTGGTTGCCGACTTGAAATGATTGTTTCCTCGTCCACCCTTGCCGCCGTGACAGATGACAAACTCCTCGCCGTCGGCTTCCAAATCGCAGATAATCTCTTCCGTCTCCGCGTCCTTAACCAGGGTCCCCGGCGGTACCTTGATCCGCAAGTCCTTGCCCGACTCTCCCGATCGCAACCCGCCTTCGCCCGGCGCGCCGTCCGCGGCGATATACTTCGTGCGATAAGTGAAATCGCGCAGCGTATTCAGATTCGCGTCCGCCGCCAACACCACGTCGCCCCCCTTGCCGCCGTCGCCGCCGTCCGGCCCCCCCTTCGGGATATATTTCTCCGTCCGGAAACTGATCTTCCCAGGCCCCCCATGACCGGCGCGGACATAGATTTCGCAGAGATCGACAAAGCGTAGCATACTGAACCTGAATAATACCCTTCGCTGGCCCGATTTTCAACAG
Protein-coding sequences here:
- the obgE gene encoding GTPase ObgE encodes the protein MLRFVDLCEIYVRAGHGGPGKISFRTEKYIPKGGPDGGDGGKGGDVVLAADANLNTLRDFTYRTKYIAADGAPGEGGLRSGESGKDLRIKVPPGTLVKDAETEEIICDLEADGEEFVICHGGKGGRGNNHFKSATNQTPRRADSGIPGEERRVILELKLVADVGLVGYPNAGKSTFLAAVSDARPKIASYPFTTLTPNLGVVQLPDYKTFTVADIPGIIEGASIGKGLGYQFLRHIQRVRVLCFILDASDPEHEEQFTALKGELGAYDPTLLNRAEIVLLNKADALDAKALKKLEKHSNEDMFLISAKEKTNIDRAVKRLWEKLAEVKEANRAGTR